One Mycolicibacterium parafortuitum DNA segment encodes these proteins:
- a CDS encoding esterase family protein — MTFFARIATAVLLAAGLLTVAAPPEAVAFSRAGLPIEQLDVPSPSMGRTIRVEFQGGGPHSVLLLDGLRAQDDFSGWDINTAAFEWFHESGVSVIMPVGGQSSFYADWYRPARNNDGTLTYKWETFLTNELPTWLAANRGQDPFGNAVVGLSMSGSAALTMAAWHPRQYKFAASLSGYLAPSQKMWPSLIDIAMQDAGGFDSFDMWGKPGSPMWQRADPMLNINRLVANRTALWVYCGDGVASDLDAGGDLGASISAGFLETITLNTNKEFRDKYLAAGGRNAIFNFPPNGTHSWGYWGAQLQAMKPDIVRLLNPPPPPPPPAPAPVPPLPAPAPAP, encoded by the coding sequence GTGACGTTCTTCGCGCGCATCGCCACCGCGGTGCTCCTGGCCGCAGGCCTGTTGACCGTGGCCGCGCCGCCGGAGGCGGTCGCGTTCTCGCGCGCCGGACTGCCGATCGAACAGCTCGACGTGCCGTCCCCGTCGATGGGCCGCACCATCCGCGTCGAATTCCAGGGCGGCGGGCCACATTCGGTGCTGCTGCTCGACGGTCTGCGCGCCCAGGACGATTTCAGCGGCTGGGACATCAACACCGCCGCGTTCGAGTGGTTCCACGAGTCCGGGGTGTCGGTGATCATGCCGGTCGGCGGCCAGTCGAGTTTCTACGCCGACTGGTACCGCCCGGCCAGGAACAACGACGGCACACTGACCTACAAGTGGGAGACGTTCCTGACCAACGAGTTGCCGACGTGGCTGGCCGCCAACCGGGGCCAGGATCCGTTCGGCAACGCCGTCGTGGGGCTGTCGATGTCGGGCAGCGCGGCGCTGACGATGGCGGCATGGCATCCACGCCAGTACAAGTTCGCCGCATCGCTGTCGGGGTATCTGGCGCCGTCGCAGAAGATGTGGCCGTCGCTGATCGACATCGCGATGCAGGACGCCGGCGGATTCGACTCGTTCGACATGTGGGGCAAGCCCGGGTCGCCGATGTGGCAGCGGGCCGATCCGATGCTGAACATCAACCGGCTGGTGGCCAACCGCACCGCGCTGTGGGTCTACTGCGGCGACGGCGTCGCATCGGATCTCGACGCCGGCGGTGACCTCGGGGCCAGCATCAGTGCCGGGTTCCTGGAGACGATCACGCTGAACACCAACAAGGAGTTCCGCGACAAGTACCTCGCCGCGGGCGGGCGCAACGCGATCTTCAACTTCCCGCCCAACGGCACCCACAGCTGGGGGTACTGGGGCGCGCAGCTGCAGGCGATGAAACCCGACATCGTCCGGCTGCTGAACCCGCCGCCGCCTCCCCCACCGCCGGCCCCGGCCCCGGTCCCGCCGCTGCCCGCCCCCGCCCCAGCCCCCTGA
- a CDS encoding SDR family NAD(P)-dependent oxidoreductase — MDLGLAGRRFAVSGGTRGIGRAVVEGLLAEGASVAFCARTPEAVEQAEAELTAGGGTAIGAAVDVGDAAAVSAWLNAAAGMFSGLDGVVANVSALAIPESHENWRTTFEVDLMGTVSMVDAALPYLLESDAGSIVTIASVSGREIDFAAGPYGAMKAAIIHYTQGLAFKLAAQGLRANTVSPGNTYFPGGVWPSIEQNDPELFAEALALNPTGRMATPREVANAVVFLSSPAAAFVTGTNLLVDGALTRGVQL; from the coding sequence ATGGATCTCGGACTCGCGGGCCGGCGCTTCGCCGTCAGCGGAGGTACCCGCGGCATCGGCCGCGCCGTCGTCGAAGGGCTGCTGGCCGAGGGCGCATCGGTCGCGTTCTGTGCCCGCACCCCGGAGGCGGTGGAGCAGGCAGAGGCGGAACTGACCGCAGGCGGGGGCACCGCGATCGGCGCCGCGGTCGACGTCGGTGACGCTGCGGCGGTGTCCGCGTGGCTGAACGCGGCGGCCGGCATGTTCAGCGGCCTCGACGGCGTGGTCGCCAACGTCAGCGCGCTGGCGATCCCGGAGTCGCACGAGAACTGGCGCACCACCTTCGAGGTCGACCTGATGGGCACGGTCAGCATGGTCGACGCGGCACTGCCCTACCTCCTGGAATCCGACGCCGGATCGATCGTGACGATCGCGAGCGTGTCGGGACGCGAGATCGATTTCGCCGCCGGGCCGTACGGCGCGATGAAGGCCGCGATCATCCACTACACGCAGGGGCTGGCGTTCAAACTCGCCGCGCAGGGCCTGCGCGCCAACACCGTCAGCCCCGGCAACACGTACTTCCCCGGCGGGGTGTGGCCGTCGATCGAGCAGAACGACCCGGAACTGTTCGCCGAGGCGCTGGCCCTCAACCCGACCGGCCGGATGGCGACCCCGCGCGAGGTCGCCAACGCGGTGGTGTTCCTGTCCAGCCCGGCCGCCGCGTTCGTCACCGGCACCAACCTGCTCGTCGACGGCGCGCTGACCCGTGGCGTGCAGCTGTAG
- a CDS encoding DUF4344 domain-containing metallopeptidase, with protein MRTRILPLLAAGLLVVACANAEQQQADTSDTADASESVEAEPAKGKVDPEQVPEAPPEAGGTMIATYQDTQSPDAARGKELLEDDHALEDMADDINQTLNLPYDIPLLGAQCDQANAFWSPSDKTITICYEDTSNSERIFTEVGDADAIESAINAEWATFYHEVGHMAITVYDLPVTGREEDVADQLAAYILLTPGDDGQIDPESVQAVKDFARVFAATGAANPDVDDGAMADVHSLDMQRVYNLVCWIYGSNPDANADLVTRGALPEDRAAGCQEEWQQLDQAWSTLLDPYFK; from the coding sequence ATGCGCACACGGATATTGCCGCTGCTGGCGGCCGGTCTTCTCGTCGTTGCATGCGCAAACGCCGAGCAGCAGCAAGCAGATACCTCGGACACCGCGGACGCTTCGGAGTCGGTCGAGGCCGAACCCGCGAAGGGCAAGGTCGACCCGGAGCAGGTTCCCGAGGCGCCGCCGGAGGCAGGCGGCACGATGATCGCGACCTACCAGGACACCCAGAGCCCGGACGCGGCCCGGGGCAAGGAACTCCTGGAGGACGACCATGCGCTGGAGGACATGGCCGACGACATCAACCAGACGCTGAACCTGCCCTACGACATCCCGCTGCTGGGGGCGCAGTGCGACCAGGCCAACGCGTTCTGGAGCCCGAGCGACAAGACCATCACCATCTGTTACGAGGACACCTCCAACAGCGAGCGGATCTTCACCGAAGTCGGTGACGCGGACGCGATCGAGTCGGCCATCAACGCCGAATGGGCGACGTTCTATCACGAGGTCGGGCACATGGCGATCACCGTCTACGACCTGCCGGTCACCGGACGCGAGGAGGACGTCGCCGACCAGCTGGCCGCCTACATCCTGCTGACCCCCGGCGACGACGGCCAGATCGACCCGGAGTCGGTGCAGGCGGTCAAGGACTTCGCGCGGGTGTTCGCCGCCACCGGTGCGGCCAATCCTGACGTCGACGACGGTGCGATGGCCGACGTGCACTCACTGGACATGCAGCGCGTCTACAACCTCGTGTGCTGGATCTACGGCTCCAACCCCGACGCCAACGCCGACCTGGTCACCCGAGGGGCCCTCCCCGAGGACCGGGCGGCGGGCTGCCAGGAGGAATGGCAGCAACTCGACCAGGCGTGGTCGACACTGCTGGACCCGTACTTCAAGTAG
- a CDS encoding phytanoyl-CoA dioxygenase family protein: MVDTFVADGFVRIPAAVPRGVADAARALLWARLHRDHGLDPDDRGSWTQPVVWTADMTGQGPFGEFCRSPALAAALDDVCGAGAWIPRGALGNIPVRFPVAPPAEDRGWHLDLNTQQPDGTWTVSARPHTVLLLTLLSDVGADDAPTRIRVGSHRDAAAALGDRGLDAVAAAELVEPASRRRPVAHATGSAGDMYVVHPLTVHAADEHRGATPRFMAQAPVLLRDPHRIHEAASR; encoded by the coding sequence GTGGTCGATACGTTCGTCGCCGACGGTTTCGTCAGGATTCCCGCGGCCGTTCCGCGCGGGGTCGCCGACGCGGCGCGGGCGCTGCTGTGGGCGCGCCTGCACCGGGATCACGGGCTCGACCCCGACGATCGCGGTTCATGGACGCAGCCGGTGGTGTGGACGGCCGACATGACCGGGCAGGGCCCGTTCGGCGAGTTCTGCCGCAGCCCGGCACTTGCCGCCGCACTGGACGACGTGTGCGGGGCCGGTGCGTGGATACCGCGCGGCGCGCTCGGCAACATTCCGGTCCGGTTCCCGGTGGCCCCGCCCGCCGAGGACCGCGGCTGGCATCTCGACCTGAACACGCAGCAGCCGGACGGGACCTGGACGGTCAGTGCGCGCCCGCACACGGTGCTGCTGTTGACGCTGCTGTCCGACGTCGGCGCCGACGATGCGCCGACCCGGATCCGCGTGGGTTCGCACCGCGACGCGGCCGCGGCTCTCGGCGACCGCGGGCTCGACGCGGTCGCCGCGGCCGAACTGGTCGAACCGGCCAGCCGGCGACGGCCCGTCGCGCACGCGACCGGGTCCGCCGGCGACATGTACGTCGTGCATCCACTGACCGTGCACGCCGCCGACGAGCACCGCGGCGCCACCCCGCGGTTCATGGCCCAGGCGCCGGTGCTGCTGCGGGACCCGCACCGGATCCACGAGGCGGCGTCTCGATGA
- a CDS encoding nitroreductase family deazaflavin-dependent oxidoreductase: MADEAGAGERDFNQRTIDEFRSNGGKVGGQFEGFPLLLLTAVGAKSGQPRTTPTGYFDIDGHVYIVGSSAGRDRDPAWAFNIRAHPEVTVEIGADPPRTATARELPRDERDSVYPRIVERAPGFGEYEKRTDRVIPVFELVLS; encoded by the coding sequence ATGGCTGACGAGGCGGGCGCCGGTGAACGGGATTTCAACCAGCGCACCATCGACGAGTTCCGGTCCAACGGCGGCAAGGTCGGCGGCCAGTTCGAAGGATTCCCGCTGCTGCTGCTGACCGCCGTCGGCGCCAAGAGCGGGCAGCCACGAACCACGCCGACCGGGTACTTCGACATCGACGGCCACGTCTACATCGTGGGCTCATCGGCCGGGCGGGACCGGGACCCCGCGTGGGCGTTCAACATTCGCGCGCACCCGGAGGTCACCGTCGAGATCGGCGCGGATCCGCCGAGAACCGCGACCGCGCGGGAGTTGCCCCGCGACGAGCGGGACAGCGTCTACCCGCGCATCGTCGAGCGGGCGCCGGGGTTCGGTGAGTACGAGAAGCGCACCGACCGCGTCATCCCGGTCTTCGAGCTCGTGCTGTCCTGA
- a CDS encoding acetamidase/formamidase family protein — protein sequence MEHVTFIPTPDQFRYTFGGAEPVMRIKPQTVLTLWAEDAYGGRITSAADVASAVLDTPDLNPQTGPFYVEGAEPGDTLAIHLVDLTPARTWGASTLIPFFGGLTSVPVSPTLQDALPERTWIYEYDSAAKTLAFNAHGSEFSVALPSNPMLGTIGVAPDRREVRTSLVPDIFGGNMDTPEMAAGATCYLHVNVPGALFSLGDGHYRQGEGESCGTAVEGAMHVTAIVDLIKGGTSAWPRLETDTHLMCVGSGRPMEEAWRASQVEMITWLGELYGLDRYDAYQLLTQISLCPIANVVDTNYSTLTKIDKRLLPPAPAYGGIHAELRSAAASLGSVNY from the coding sequence ATGGAGCACGTCACCTTCATCCCGACGCCCGACCAATTCCGGTACACGTTCGGCGGGGCCGAGCCGGTGATGCGGATCAAACCGCAGACGGTGCTGACGCTGTGGGCCGAGGACGCCTACGGCGGGCGGATCACCAGCGCGGCCGACGTTGCGTCCGCGGTGCTCGACACCCCGGATCTGAACCCGCAGACCGGTCCGTTCTACGTCGAGGGCGCCGAGCCCGGCGACACCCTGGCCATCCACCTGGTCGATCTGACACCGGCGCGCACATGGGGAGCGTCCACGCTGATCCCGTTCTTCGGCGGGCTGACCAGCGTGCCGGTCAGCCCCACGTTGCAGGACGCACTGCCGGAACGCACCTGGATCTACGAATACGATTCCGCGGCAAAAACGTTGGCGTTCAACGCGCACGGCAGCGAATTCAGCGTCGCGCTGCCGTCCAACCCGATGCTCGGCACGATCGGCGTCGCACCCGACCGGCGGGAGGTCCGGACCTCGCTGGTGCCCGACATCTTCGGCGGAAACATGGACACCCCCGAGATGGCCGCGGGTGCAACGTGTTATCTGCACGTCAACGTCCCGGGGGCGCTGTTCTCGCTCGGCGACGGCCATTACCGCCAGGGTGAGGGCGAGTCGTGCGGAACCGCGGTCGAGGGCGCGATGCACGTCACCGCGATCGTCGACCTGATCAAGGGCGGCACATCGGCCTGGCCCCGACTGGAGACCGACACCCACCTGATGTGTGTCGGCTCGGGCCGCCCGATGGAGGAGGCGTGGCGCGCGAGTCAGGTCGAGATGATCACCTGGCTCGGCGAACTGTACGGCCTCGACCGGTACGACGCGTACCAGTTGCTCACCCAGATCTCGCTGTGCCCGATCGCCAACGTCGTCGACACCAACTACAGCACCCTCACCAAGATCGACAAACGGCTGCTGCCGCCCGCACCCGCCTACGGCGGAATCCACGCCGAGTTGCGCTCGGCGGCAGCGTCTTTGGGCTCTGTCAACTACTAG
- a CDS encoding aminotransferase class I/II-fold pyridoxal phosphate-dependent enzyme, translated as MPEQVDAVWLAQRLQATSSKDLGHRLTRLIDGGELRPGSHLPTIRDFARAAGVSPGTVMTAWSRVRDSGRLHTRRRGGTVVADPNRPLPSREPVDWPAVELALVTPDPALQPDLTAAVSESLVATTDLHNPERAYITDRLRRAVEGGWPFPAQGWNCVGGGTEAVVLATAAAASGGPVGVEEPVSPGYLDILRQLGIEAFGIRADDQGPTVETVSAAVRRGATALVLQPSGAYAMTGALTAARAQELSDIVGTGAWVVEDDSAGPLASGEPASLGHHLPDRVLRIRSYCKAFGIDLRTAVLGGSAELIERTVRLRSFGMASNSRILQNALAHLIDDPDIGLAMARARSRYRLRRQSALDAFTAVGLRATASPDGFVVWVRVPDETSALINLARQGIVAAAGARSFVNDTEGLLRFSILQLPEEPARVADLATAVRAAVHSADREYFD; from the coding sequence GGGCACAGGCTGACCCGGCTCATCGACGGCGGTGAGCTGCGCCCCGGATCCCACCTGCCGACGATCCGGGACTTCGCCCGCGCCGCCGGGGTCAGCCCCGGCACCGTGATGACCGCGTGGAGCCGGGTCCGAGACAGCGGGCGGCTGCACACCCGTCGCCGCGGCGGCACCGTCGTCGCCGACCCGAACCGGCCGCTGCCCAGCCGCGAGCCCGTGGACTGGCCCGCCGTTGAGCTCGCCCTGGTGACCCCCGATCCGGCGCTGCAGCCCGACCTGACCGCCGCGGTGTCCGAGAGTCTCGTTGCGACAACTGATCTGCACAACCCGGAGCGTGCCTACATCACCGACCGCTTGCGGCGTGCCGTGGAGGGCGGCTGGCCGTTTCCCGCGCAGGGATGGAACTGCGTGGGCGGAGGCACCGAGGCGGTAGTGCTCGCGACCGCCGCGGCGGCGTCCGGCGGGCCCGTCGGCGTCGAAGAACCGGTCAGCCCGGGCTATCTCGACATCCTGCGCCAGCTCGGCATCGAGGCGTTCGGTATCCGCGCCGACGATCAGGGCCCCACGGTGGAAACCGTCTCGGCCGCTGTCCGCCGCGGCGCCACCGCGCTGGTGCTGCAACCCAGCGGCGCTTACGCGATGACCGGCGCGCTGACCGCGGCCCGCGCCCAAGAGCTTTCCGACATCGTCGGCACCGGAGCCTGGGTGGTCGAAGACGACAGCGCCGGCCCGCTGGCGTCCGGTGAACCAGCCTCGCTGGGACACCACCTGCCCGACCGGGTGCTGCGGATCCGCAGCTACTGCAAGGCGTTCGGCATCGACCTGCGCACCGCCGTGCTGGGCGGCAGCGCCGAGCTGATCGAACGCACCGTCCGGCTGCGCAGCTTCGGGATGGCGTCCAACAGCCGCATCCTGCAGAACGCGCTGGCCCACCTGATCGACGACCCGGACATCGGGCTCGCGATGGCCCGCGCCCGCAGCCGCTACCGGCTGCGGCGGCAGTCCGCGCTCGACGCGTTCACCGCCGTCGGACTGCGCGCCACCGCCAGCCCGGACGGCTTCGTCGTCTGGGTCCGGGTGCCCGACGAGACCTCGGCGCTGATCAACCTCGCCCGGCAGGGGATCGTCGCCGCCGCCGGTGCCCGATCGTTCGTCAACGACACCGAAGGGCTGCTGCGCTTCTCGATCCTGCAACTGCCCGAGGAACCCGCCCGGGTCGCCGATCTTGCCACCGCGGTACGCGCGGCGGTGCATTCCGCCGACCGCGAGTACTTCGACTGA